The DNA segment GGGGAAAAGCTGGGATCCAAACCCTGATAATTCAAGTCTAGCACcgtaactacaaaaaaaaccccaaaactagtTTCAACAGTCTGTTTCAGACAAAGACCTAGtctatatgtttattttatttccaatgaTAAAAAGTTATCTCCTTTAAAAACCCCTGCCCTACTTCGCTGCCTGTCGGTTCATCGCCAAAACGAGAAGAGCATCCAAAGGGGGAAGGGAACCCGAGGTGTTGGTGCTGCCGAGGAGGCGCACGGTGGAAAGGCCAGTTTGCTCAGTCCGGACAATGGAAACAGCCTTTCTACACCCTCTGTGTAATGTGCTGCTGTTTTGACTCTTAAATGGACCCTGGCACCAGAGGGAATTGCTGCAGCCCAGGCCTCCCACTCCTGacccattttcatttcatttcctcccccccagccctgtcaTATGTCAGGAGCACATTATACCTTTGAGAGTTTCCTGCTAATTTGGTGATCACAGGGAGCCTCCAGAAGAACACAGTAATTACCGTGCTAAACCAGGAGTCTTTTTAGCACAGATAGCTCTGGCTCTGCCCCGTTCGGGAGCTCTttgcgaggaagaggaggcttgGCAGAGTTCTCTGGAGATGGGAGCCCCTGCAAGGGACGGGGACCCCATCGCCGCCTCGGGTGCCACAGCCACACATTCATGGGGAAAGAGGCAGGTTTCAGGCAAACTGGGAAGCGTTCAGCTCTCCCCAGGAAAAAGATAAAGGCAGAAGAGGTGGGAAACCCATCCACCTTATGGAGCATCTTCCATAACTTTTGGAAGAAAGATGGAGAGTTTACAGAATCTACAGGAAGACTTtgatgaaaagacaaaaaataaaggaacattcCTGTTTTAAAGTGTTCTTAAAAAAGTTGTCATAGTGCCTTTGAGTCTGCTGAGCTAAGGAGTAATTCAGTCGAGTGCTGTGAGGAAAAATAGCTCTGTTCAGTTTGGGGCAAAGATTTTTTCCTATTAATGCCATGTGTTAATAAGCTTTTTCACAGCTTTCGAACATAAAGAACCTTTTGGTTTCATTCGCCACAAATTTTGGAGCCAACgcagaaaccaaacccaaacccgtATGGCTTTACAGCTCCTAAAAACATCAGCAGAGGTTAACCTCAAACCTGTAACCACCTTCTGTAAACACGGGAGATGAAGGCAGGCTGACCCCGGGCAGTGTTCACACCACCAGCCCTCCTCAGGCTTCATCAAAGCAGGGGCAATAAACACCCAGGTAAATACAAGACACAAACCCAGGAATATCAGCCGGACCAGACCGGAGCCCCGAGTGTGACGACTTGGAGGGGTTTCTCATGGGCTTCGAGTGAATACTGTAAAGACAAACAAAATTAGAACCCAGTTTTAATTGGTTTCTTCTTGAAGGTGCCCACTCAGAGCGACAGGATTTTAAGGATTATTAtaaaaagtgaaaagagaaaCAGGCTTGAACCTTATCACTTTTAgatgagagaaaacaagaaataagtaAACCCTGGAGATCCTTTTataccctgcacttggccttgcccGCTAACAGAAGTTTCAGAGATTCAAGAAACTGCTgttccaaaaaagaaaaccacgaAATGATGTGACAGCTTAGGAAAGGTCTTCCCAACCCCCAGATGTCAGGGGCTGGTTGTGGACTTCAAAGTCTGATTCCCACACACTCCCACTGCAGACGTTTTCATTGCACAGACAGTGCACTTTCTGCTAACCCCAGGACCATAAAGGTATCTCTTTCAGCCACGGCCTCAACACTCTCCGTGTTTGTTGGGTAAAAGCAAGTGAATGTGTTATAGCGTCCCACATTCCAAAACAGCCATTTCAGGCTTCtcctgaatttttttcctaagcaattttttttttttttttttttttttgctgtgggatCACAGAAAGTCCTTTGAAAGCACTATCACAGGGTGCTGTAGCTTTTCCTCCCCAGCGTACTGTTGCTGATGAAATACTGCAAGCATCCTCACTTCAAGCACGTAGTGGTAAATGTCAAGAGCCTTTTGCAAGGGAGAACAGTAGTatcttacaaaaaataaataataaagatgtGCTTTACCTCTCTGCTTGTTAGTGCTGGGACTACGTAGCAGAAGATGGCCTCCAGCCACTCTTTTTGGCAGGTCACGAGCTATCTTAGCCTTCACTTGTGTAAAACACGGATAATGATCTGTTCCATGGGACAACTGTTCAACACTTGTGAAAAGTAAAGTGTGCACCTTCCAAGAGAAGGAACAATCCTGTACCTCCTCCCTGCCACTGCTGGACACACATGAACCCATTCTCTGTGATGCCGAGGCTGTGGCCAGCACAATCCACACAGAGATGGAGCGGCCAAACAAGCTGGGGAGGAGGCGCGAGGTGCACGCAAGATCACTGCCCTCTGCTGAATGGAAGAGGCTCCCGAGAGGCACAGATTTGCTCCACAAACCTGAGTTCTGGCATCTGTTGCATTTCAAAAGACAACATTTAGCAAGAGGAGATCAGGCATCACTTAAGCCCACCACCATTGGGGTGGTGCTACAGCAGGATAGTCAGTAATCCTAAAAAAATTGCCACAAAATACGATGGAGCCTGCTTTGTCTCCTGTCAATTAAAGGAGATGCACTATTTTCATGTTTGTGCATAAACACCAGAAATGTTTGACGCCATCAAGGAAACTGCTACTAAGCAAAAGGTGCTTTGCCCAAACCAAACCACACGGAGCCAAGTCATCGTTTCAGCCAATTAGATGATTAGGTTGGCCCCACCCTGTATGGTTGCCTTACAGCTAATTTATAGATCCAAACTCCCACTGCAGTTGCTGCTATTCAGATTATCCACGTTTTACTTTCACCTCTCTATAGATATGATCGGCGGAATTTAATTTTTCACAGATCTTGCCAACCTTTAATGCTTTACTGTATCGCATGGGGAAAGAGAACGTACTGGCAATTCTGAGCCAGATCCTTTTAAACCTCCTCTCCCCAATCCTCAGCAGCAGAGGGTTTTCTCCATTCCTTCCACAGCTGTCTCCAGTTAGATGACAAGAATAAGCTTATTGGATAACGACCTAATTGCACATTAGCACAGAAACAAAACGCTTAAACTGTCACTTTACATTTTCAAGACAACTAACTTATTTTTAACATGGTCCTCAGCAAGTCAGGAGCACACAGAGCTTCAAACCGGCATCGTCAAGGCCACGGAAAATAAAGAGAAGTTGCAGGAATTCCACcatttccattttggttttttaaaaatctgttaaaacaACTTGTCCATTCAGTTCGATCAGTGCCCGAATGAAAATTTCCTGCCCTTAATTACTGTTGATGGCAGACTGATAGCAACACACGGAAACTCTGTAAAAGGTTCAACCTTCAGAGGGAACTAAAAATGGCTTGAAGGATAAAGTTTTTATGAGCAGGGTAAATTTTCAGACACGGTATGTACAGAGCTTCACAGGCAGCAGTCAGAGGTTTTTCCTGCCTTAGATACCGAGCAATTTTATGCAAAAGGAATATTCTGTCCCAGCTTCAGATTGGAAAATGGAATCAACCGCGTTCTAAGCTCAATGAACATAATCCATAGTGTCAGCCCTGGCACCGGCCAATGCTCCTTGTAGGAGCCACTGTCAAAACTAGAGCCAAGAGCAAACACAAACACATCCTTGGGAGAGTCGAGCCTgatccctcccctctgctcccacaTCCTCACTCCGAACAGTGACAGCTTTTTTGCAAACAAGGTTTCTGCCAGTGACTGTTTCATCACGTCACCAGGAACAGAAGGCAGAGAGTGCCAGGAATACTCTACAGCATTGCTCCAAACAGGTTTATTTCTGTATCTTCGATAATTCTATCGCTGTGGAGTCTCTCCAGGGGCTCACTGGTTCGACAAGCACCACCTGGGGAGAGCCCTCAGgttcacaaagaaaaagcaacccCTGCCCCAGGCATTTCACCCCCCGTGCCTGGAGCATCGTGGATTCGCTGGCCTGGAGAAATCCTGGGGAAACACGTGGGTGAATCACCCTGGGGTACCCTCTGGAGAAATCCTGGGGAAACACGTGGGTGAATCACCTTGGGGTACCCTCCCCCCCAGCGGTTCCACAAAGGCTGGATCCAGCAACAGGGAGGTAGTTTTCTACCTTTCAGTCATTTCTATTTGCACATCTGTGCTCGGCTGTCACTTGCCACCCCACACAGGAAGAATCCATCTCTCCAGACACCTTCTAGCCATCGGGTCACCTTTAGGATGGCAGAACTGTCTTGACCATGTTACAAACTTGCACTAATTACAAATATGCCAGTACAAGTACTGATGACCCGCTCTGTGCCAATGTTTCTGGTCTTTCCAGGCATGAAGGTCTACAGATGcgcatttttttccatgaaaaggtATAATTAAACACCAAGAAAAAGACCCCCGGGCTCTGCACCTACACTCACATCCTCCTCTCAGCAAAGCACTCCCAGCTTAATGTTGCCCAAGGCCCAGAGACTCCGCTCCCGTGTAAACCAATCTGGGAGCAGACTCCTGGCCCGGAGGAGATGAGCGGGAGCAGTGATCTGTTACCCCCTGCTCAGGAAGAGACGGCTTCAAACAGGAAACCTAAAACGAGAAAAAGCGCCTTGTTAACTCTTTAAGCCCTGAGGCTTCGGTGGTAAAACATATGGTCAGAATTACCAgccaaagcaaagcagaacagtGCACTGTGGCTACACTGCCCTCGGAACACGCTACTTTGCTTTACAACATTCAGTTTTTTATaatacaaagaacaaaaaaaccccaacttattAGTAGAACGCAATACTTCCTTGCAGCGCTCAATTCTTTCAGAGATTTCTTATGAAAAAGAGAGGCCTGTCGTGATAAATACAGATGCTTTTCAAACAGAAAGGTGAATTCTTTCCAAAAGGGATTCCTGGACTCTAGGCAAAATATGGTTTTCAAATGCTTTAGGGCTAAACTTGAAGCAAGAAAGAAGTTTTCATCTCCTTAAGTGATGCAGATGGGAaacttaaaacttctttttttttttaaacagattccATATATTACTGCAAAAATTAAATTCAGAGACATTCAACTTTAAAGATCAGCCctgtaaatctttaaaacaaTCCAAAATTACACAGCAGAAGTATTACACCTTTCCTCAAAAGGTGTAAATTCTTGGAAAGTCCTCAAAAGAATCTACTTCCTTAGGGGCCGGGGTCCAACCTCATTGGAGGCCAATTCTTTTGTTCTGCTCTGCAATAAAGGTCTGTATTTATTCATTCCTGGAGGTTGCTGCTCCCTCGGCTTCTGAGCAGCCCCTTGTATCTTCCCCTCACTGGGGGATTCAGCCCCCGTCCCTGCCCTCGGGCAAAACATATGTTCCACCCCAGCCCCAATCCAGCCAGGGTGTTTGCAAGGGAATAATTGTTTTATGTTTATTAATCACCTGCATGCAAATAGGCGCCAGTAAAAACTCCAGGCAGATTCTCTGCCAGACTCACATGATCCATAGCACCACACCCCAGTTTTGGGCTCTGGAATAACGAACACCGCCAATAAGGAGGCATCACTCCTTTGATATGCAGTGACAAAAACATCACATCAGCTCAGCCGCTCTGCAATGACGACTTTGAAAAGACAGACAAGAAACCTGCAAAAACATTCAACATCAGTGGTAAAATAAATTAGAGACGCTGCACATTAAGCTCAACAAACCCATTAATGCAAGATGAAGGGGTGAGATTTCAGTCGCAGAACTAGAACACTCAGACTCTCCTCATGCTGTTGTGACCTGCCAAGAGAAAAGAATCAGGCTGGGACCTCCTTTCTTATAGCgtgaaaaagtttgaaaaagttttttgaaagaaaaagtaaattttagcAACATGTTTCATAGTGTTATATGCCACTGGCCTTAAATAAAAGCCACTGCAGCCACGACTACGCTAAAACCAGCAGATAATTAAACTCATTCTGGAAAAAGTTAAACTACAAAGTCTGATGGGactcagttaaaaaataataatttcagtaaGGGCAGTCTAAAGAGGCAGGGTGAGTTAAGGCACTGGGGCTGCGAGTTTCTTCTGTGACATTAAGTGACTCTAACCCAGTTCTCACACGTTCAGTAAAATGGGAAAACTTGGTCTTTAAGACCGGCAACTTTGGGGGGAAGAGAGCAACATTCTCAAGCACACCACAGAGAGAGGATCAAAACAGCTTTGACAAATAAAGGCAGTTTGGTCTCTCACTTACCTTTCCCAGCCAAGAACTCAGGTGTTGTGCCACACCACACAATACAGGCTGCACCCAACCTTGCACACATCCATCCTATTTCCAAGACTCTTTTCCCAAGCTTACTCAAACACAGAAAGAGCACCCAAACAGAGCACTGTGAATGGTTACCTCATTCAAGGCAAACCCCAGTTTGGAAGCAGTCTCAGTGACAACTGCTCTCCCAAGAATCACTTCTGGGCAGACTGTGAGTATCAGCCACGTGATAGTCGTATGAGGCTGTTCTGTGAACGGAGTTTTTATACGGAAGCATCACTGACAGCCCAGGCCTCAACGACTATTCTCATGGAAACCAAGCTCTGGTGAGTGGAGAGTAATTCAAAGAGTTATGAAAGGtgctgcagttttatttctcattgagCTTCACGTTCTTCTAAATATAGACACacatgaattaagaaaaaaatcacacaactGATACATCggtttgtatttaaaatacttaatgtAGCTATGAGCCTACGTGCTGGCAGAATACTCTTTCCCACTAACAGAACCATGACCAGGTGAGTTAAAAACGACACCAGCATTTTAAAATCCATCctacttgaaaatatttcaccTTTCACTTGGATTAGGCTGAAACAAAGTATAACGCAAGCAAAATAGGTCTTTGAAAacttgattattattattttataaagcaaAGAGCGGTAACATCTCTGGAAAAATAAAGTAGATGCCATATGTTTAGCATGAAACACTTGCCTGGTGTTGAGCTTTAATTACGAGAGTGGATGACAGCACATTGTCATCTAGAAAATACAGTACCAGTTTCCCCACACGTAAGAAAACTTATGGGGAGGGGGAAGTAAAAatctctgaagaggaaagaaaggtaCATAACCCGAATGTGCACCTATTAACACTAAATCACGTTTCACCTTCACCAGGGAATGATTTGCTTAAAAGCTCTCAGGAAGGATCAGtggaataaaaacataaaactGGCTATATAAATGTCAATCTTTATTCGATCTCCCAGTGCAGTACATGACTTGTGTGCTCcaaatgaatagaaaaaaaacccaaaagtgaaCAAAAAAGACAACTGCTGAAGAAAGACCTCAAGGGTTAGGACGTTGCTTTCGGAAGGGGAATATTGTCCACTTCATGGATGCCATCTTTGTCAATGAACCGGGCATTGAAAGAAGCCAGATTGAGGATGAAGCGTTGCTGAAGCTGTtcaacagaagacaaaaagacaaaagagatGAGATTCATGCAAAGCTTAGACAAAAGAGAAGAGCATAATTTAAGGGATATGCCGTTGCACATCAAAATCTCCATTCTGGGTCTAGTGACCTGAAATATCAGGAACTAGAGTGTTTTTTTCACTGCTCAGGATTCAATTAGCAGGACTTTGTTCTGTTTTAAGACTATCCATGTTAGACAAGCCTTGACTAGAGATGCAAAACACACAAGCTTCATAACAAGGAAGACATTTAAGCAGGAAGAAGTCTAGAGTGGGCTACAACTTGGGCACAAATGTATGTatcaaaaagatatttcaaacagAACCTCTTTACAGCATTTCTGCCTGATGTTTCCCCACGTTTCTTCCCAATTATATCCAATTCAACCTCTTAGAGACAAGgataaagaatattttcctaCAATAAAAGCCCTGGAGTCTGAAAGGTTACATTTATGATAAAACTGATCATGAACTTTAAGGCCAAATTTTTACCTCAGTTAGATATCACCCCACAAGCTGGAAGAGAAGTACACTTAGAAATATATTCTAGTTAAGTGTAACACAAGTACCAGAAGGATGCTTGCACTATGTGCAGAAGAAACATAAAAGGCAAGACTCAAAAGACTGTCTGTATCAATATTATGCTAAGCGTGgaagaagaagtaaagaaaagcaattaaGCTTCAAGTTTATGTTCTGGAGGACGTGAACCATGCTAAGACAATGCAAGTGCCCACAAATCCGTTTCCTCAGTAGCTATTTCACATCTGGTCAATGCGCTTTTATTACCCCTTCTggcaaaggcagcaaaaaaatgCCACAAGAGGAACAGGAAAATATCAGTAAATGAATGCAAACAAACATTCCTTTCTCAAGATCATAAGGGTCTAAGTTTGGCAACTCACCTCCTCTAGACATTTTTTTAGGAGCTCCACAGCTTCCTCACGTGTGATACCTGAAAGAGAAAACATCCACAGATTGATTGAATTAGAGGCCGTCTTTCTCAACAGAAACTTTATTAAATTTAAACAACTTTTCAGCTGAGCACCAaaacctctcccttcccagctcacAGAAAACACTTTCCAGATGTACTGAGGACGCCCTGCACCAAAGCGCTCACGCTGCAACAAGCCATTGAGAATCGATTTGTTACAGTGAATGGGAAGCATGACGGAATTCTGCCTCCCATGGCCAGGGACGGGGCTTTGGAGAGGTCCAGCCGGCTCGCTCTCTCCTCCAGCTTATTACGGTTTTAAATCAGCTCCATCTGTCCACAGCCGGCTGCAAGTCAGTGACAGTAGGCGGGGACTGGGTTTAGTGCTACGTTCCCTGCTGGGTATTAGTTTTAATAATGGGAAAGGCACGTGTGTGATGCCCCTGCTATTCTCACACATTAGGATAAAATCCAGCACTCCATACGGATGGCAAGCCAGGACAACGTGCTGTAGCTCACTATTCTCTTTTCACAAGGAATGGTGAAAATGGAGCAGTATCACTTTCAAGAGACATGACTAGAAAAATAAGCTCTTATTTCTAAAGTTTGTTCCAGACCTGCATCCTCTGTTCAGGCAGAAGCCCCACTAGAATAAAATTTGTCAGTTTATAGCTATTTCTTGCTAGAGATAGATGAAAGGATTACTAAGCAAACGTCTCTGCTATGAGATTAAACTCAGCTTCACACACAGGAATAAAGTAGTTTTGTAGCTACAGCCAAAGATGTCAGACTAACAATATTCCAAGCTTTGTATGTTTCCTCATACGTAAAGTGGGGATGGGGCCATATTTACTCCTTGGCAGTGTAAGAACTGGATTACgattctaaaattaaaactttagACAGGTACAGACATGTGCAAGAATTATGATCAAGAAGTACCATGTGCATAAAACTGTAAACCaaaccatcatcaccaccacttCAGAGTACTGATCTTGCAAGGAATATCTTTTCActtgtatgtttttaatatattacaCACAAAGCCAATCCAAGATATGAAGCAACAGGATCTGGGACTGCCCTCTGAAGATTGATACTCTGGGAAAATGTACATGTCATAGCCAACAGGCAAGCAAGTAGAAGATAAAGttatcaaaatattatttattaaaaacagactACTAGCAGCTAATGGTCCAGGAAAGTCTAGTCATGTTTTAGAATAAATTGAAACTTCCTTCACTTACAGTCTGTTATGCTTCAAACAGGAAAACACTTTAAGGAGTTGACTAGTTTCACATGCCCATTTcagcaaaaacagaaggcaatCTTTAAAGCTACATTTATTCTAACAAAAAGTCACATTCAAATCTGTAGCATCACAGCAATTGCGCTGGACCATCTGACTCGGCAAACATCAGTCTCTCAGTTTAAGCCTTTAATCTACCAATCAGTAACAGGGGAATTTTCTTCTCCATAGACTCCACTCACCTGGTTTGTAATAGCGGTCGAGGATGCTGAGGGTGAGGAATGCACCGTATCCATGTGCTGCAAAAGGAGCTTTAGCCAGAGCCGCGAGGTAGTCCATGTAGTAAAGGGCAGGGCCGTCGTGGTCGTCAtagccagccaggagcaggttcACGTGGTAAGGGGTCTGCAGAGAGAAACCACCTTTTAATTACAGCAATCACACCCCAATCTCTGAATCTTAATTCCCTGTGTAACCTACAGAATAGCAACACACTGGGTTTCACAATTCTTTGCCATAAAATCCTACCAGCACCATCAATACTGCCTGCAGGAGACTACGCATCTCAATCTAAAACAGATTAGGTCTCTTCATAATACATAATGCAAGAGTAAATAAAGCCATAAAACTCTGATTCTCCTGAGAAttagtgtttggttttgggttgttttttttttttttaaaaaaaagctttcatggcACATTCAAACTTCAGAAAACTTTAATTATGTTTTCACACCAGATTCTTTCATCTCAACATATTGCGGATTTTTACTGTCAGCACGTGAGCACAACGTGAACATTTTGCAGTTTATAAGGACGTCTTTGTTAATTTAGCAGGCTCGTTCCTCAGCCATGCCACTGCTAACCAGAGAGCATGTTAGCACATATGAAAGTTTACATCCAGTGCAAACAGTTATATACAGTGTTACGCCATCTTGTTAATTGATAGTTAGATTTTTATTGCACATACCAAGTTTAATCCTTATCATTAGACTAACTTGACCAAGTGGATGAAGATGATCTAAGGAACTGGTTTATTTCTATCCAAAACTAAGACACTTCAACATCTGCAGCTTTTCCTCTTTGGTTGGAAACCGTTTTCTTAAACTAGAACTTCAGTCTGCTTTAGCTGCTGTTTTCTCTGATTCTTGTTTATGGCTTCGGCAAGAGCCTATCAAGCAAGACGAGAACTATCCACATCTTATCCAGAAAGACCAGGCAACCGCACAGATGTAACCGTGCCTTTTTATGGTGCACATGCAAGTTTAGCAATTCCTTCCCCGTTTCCTTCGCAGTTTAGGTTTAGCATGTTCCACCATCGTGAATAAAGCAGATGTCCCTGTACATCTTCTTCCAAGATGTGTTACTTTCTAAGACTGTGAAACACGCATGTActgtattgtttttaaatgtagGCCAAGAAGAAAATTTCggaattttacatcttttttaaaacagcttttatatCCTTCCAGTATTTCCACATTTATATAATGTTTCTTATTAAAGATACTAACAGGATCTCTCTTAAAATGCTGGAAAGTCTAGatcaacaaagcaaaaaaaatggggaaaaaatgatgatACAACTAACAATAGATCAGAACAAGCAAACGTAATTTCACCCTAAAGCCAAAACATTAACTTCATCAGAGGAAAAACTTCATTTTGATAACAAGCACAGTGAATTCGCACtcaaaaaatattacagtataCTATATATTGACTTCCAACAAATAGAAAGAATAAAGCAGGCTACAGTTATATATCAAACATCACTGTAAATTGTGTGATTTAATCTTCAAAGCAATCGAGAATATTTGGAACCAAGTTACCATGCAGCTGTAGTCATTTAATTAGTCTGTATTTCATCATTTAATTATTCTGAAACATCACACAAGTTGATATTTAAGAGCCATGACACAAGATCACTCAAATTATTGTGTGACTTTGAATTACCAACAGTGGCATATGTGAGATAGTCAACCATAAATAAATGGGGTTGTACAGACTTCAACAAATCTGCAAGCTGTGCTTCAGTCGAGAGTTCTGCTAACGGTGGATGAGGCCACTTCTTTGAACTCAAACACAAAGTGTCCCCCGTGCCTTCCTATTATTCAAGAGAGGTAGGATTTAAACATTAGAAAATATACATCATCTATTTACTACTTCTGTGATTACAACTGAAATTCACAGACAGCACCTCTTAATGCTGTCGTAGTGGGACTAACACCTCCGTGCCGGGACATCCCTTGTACATCTCCATCCTTCTGTGCATTCCAAAGGCAGACTTGCCTTTTGTAACCAAATCCATGCCAACAGTTCAAAACTCGTTAGAAGATTGGTGTAATTAAAAGGCTACCAAATGAGTGAATGACTAACACTCCACGACAGGTTTATTCCACGCCCCCCTCCAAACTTAACCTTGCTTTAAGAGGCACCATTTCTCATCCCAAGTAGCTTTGCACTTTACGCTGTTTGATTTAAAATAACTACAGCAATTAAGAGACGTGTGAAATTCTTCAGAATTTGCAGCTGAAGAGAACAGTTGTGATAAATACACCAACCCAACAAGCTCGGCAGCGGGAGGCCAGGCGGTGACAAGCAGCGGTGTGACATCTGGCGGAAGCCACAGTCACAGCAAGGGGGGAAAGGTGGGCGCGAGGAAGCATCCCGCCAAGCGTGGACACGGGGAGAGGAACTGACGGGCTTCCTTTGGACCCAGGCCAGACCCTGTCACCTATAATTAAACATAGCGGCACAACAAGACACTGAACTTCATCAGGTTTGGAGGGGCGAGGGGGTATTTttcctgttccccccacagcaggCAACCTCAGCAGGACGTTAAATGTACTAAACCCAGCCCCTGATTCAGCAGGTGAAGATGCTGCAGGAGGTAACAGCGGAAGAGGAACTGCCGCCCTCACCCATGTGAAAGCCCCCGGGCTCCAAAGCAGTTTCTAGGTTTGCCTCAATTGCAACATAGAAATG comes from the Numenius arquata chromosome 21, bNumArq3.hap1.1, whole genome shotgun sequence genome and includes:
- the PSMB2 gene encoding proteasome subunit beta type-2 isoform X2 — encoded protein: MEYLIDHDKMFKMSEKILLLCVGEPGDTVQFAEYIQKNVQLYKMRNGYELSPTAAANFTRRNLADYLRSRTPYHVNLLLAGYDDHDGPALYYMDYLAALAKAPFAAHGYGAFLTLSILDRYYKPGITREEAVELLKKCLEELQQRFILNLASFNARFIDKDGIHEVDNIPLPKATS
- the PSMB2 gene encoding proteasome subunit beta type-2 isoform X1 — translated: MEYLIGIQGPDYVLVAADTVAASSIVQMKHDHDKMFKMSEKILLLCVGEPGDTVQFAEYIQKNVQLYKMRNGYELSPTAAANFTRRNLADYLRSRTPYHVNLLLAGYDDHDGPALYYMDYLAALAKAPFAAHGYGAFLTLSILDRYYKPGITREEAVELLKKCLEELQQRFILNLASFNARFIDKDGIHEVDNIPLPKATS